In the genome of Hymenobacter cellulosivorans, one region contains:
- a CDS encoding protein-disulfide reductase DsbD family protein: protein MLFNKKILLPLWFLLLLIGNATAQVLTPAKLSVTTSQATAKAGEELDLIVNARIDNTWHLYATDFDPDLGPTVFTFAFAQSPAYELVGKPKSVGAKKKFDDVFKGDVTYFEKTGQIRQRIRVLQPGPLTIKADVEYQSCTDVDGRCIPGNETLSFGPIEVSGPAVAAAAPAATSPAAVATPAATAPATTPASTAPSVTRPTDSAAVAAAPAPTTTPDASAAVAPAAPEAAVGAATVVAAGSNTPAGTGLSLWKYLLLAFGAGLVAVLMPCVYPMLPMTVSYFTNKSSRGEATSKALVYGLSIISIYTGVGVVLSLLFGADAANVISSHWLPNLLSFVIFLLFGMSFLGMFEINAPSSLVNKVDAKADQGGWSGLFFMAATLVLVSFSCTVPIVGSVAIAAANGELLRPTLGMLAFSTAFALPFVLFALFPTWLKSMPRSGGWLNTLKVVLGFVELAMAFKFLSSADLSYHWGLLPRPVFLAIWIVLAGLLGMYLLGKIRLPHDSDNPRVSVPHLLLGAVALSFMLYMVPGLFGAPLNALSALAPPPARQDFAWFNTGTAPASATASTLCTSPRYADALELPHNLSGYFTLQEALACAKEQNKPIFVDFTGHNCGNCRVMEAGVWSDPRVLQRLREDYIIVALYADDKTELPADQWYTSKRDQRVKKTLGEQNLDFQISRFNMNAQPYYTLLSPSSTLENPVVLTPAVTYESDVTKFIQFLDAGKAQHQRQSAPVARR from the coding sequence ATGCTTTTTAATAAAAAAATACTGCTACCCCTGTGGTTTCTGCTGCTCCTTATCGGCAATGCCACTGCCCAGGTGCTCACGCCCGCCAAGCTCAGCGTTACTACCAGCCAGGCCACGGCCAAGGCAGGAGAGGAACTTGACCTGATTGTCAATGCCCGCATTGATAACACTTGGCATCTCTATGCCACTGATTTTGACCCCGACCTGGGGCCCACGGTATTTACCTTCGCCTTTGCTCAAAGCCCGGCTTACGAGCTGGTGGGCAAGCCTAAATCGGTAGGGGCCAAAAAGAAGTTCGACGACGTGTTCAAAGGTGACGTCACGTACTTCGAGAAAACCGGTCAGATCCGGCAGCGCATCCGGGTTTTGCAGCCCGGTCCGCTCACCATTAAGGCCGATGTGGAATACCAAAGCTGCACCGACGTGGACGGCCGCTGTATTCCCGGCAACGAAACCCTGAGCTTTGGCCCCATCGAGGTGAGTGGCCCGGCCGTAGCCGCTGCTGCTCCTGCTGCTACTTCCCCAGCTGCGGTGGCCACGCCAGCGGCTACTGCCCCCGCCACAACTCCTGCGTCCACTGCCCCGAGCGTAACGCGCCCCACCGATTCGGCCGCCGTAGCCGCCGCGCCAGCCCCGACCACTACTCCAGACGCTTCTGCCGCCGTAGCGCCGGCCGCGCCAGAGGCCGCCGTTGGGGCTGCTACCGTGGTGGCCGCAGGCTCCAATACGCCCGCCGGCACGGGCCTGAGTTTGTGGAAGTACCTGTTGCTGGCCTTCGGAGCGGGCCTGGTGGCCGTGCTTATGCCCTGTGTGTATCCCATGCTGCCCATGACGGTTTCGTATTTTACCAACAAGAGCAGCCGGGGTGAGGCCACTAGCAAGGCTCTGGTGTACGGATTGTCGATTATCAGCATCTATACCGGCGTGGGCGTAGTGCTGAGCCTGCTTTTCGGCGCCGATGCCGCCAACGTTATCAGCTCCCACTGGCTGCCCAACCTACTTTCGTTCGTGATTTTTCTGCTGTTTGGTATGTCCTTCCTTGGCATGTTCGAAATCAATGCGCCCAGCAGCCTAGTCAACAAAGTAGACGCCAAGGCCGACCAGGGCGGCTGGTCGGGTCTGTTCTTTATGGCTGCTACGTTGGTACTTGTGTCGTTTTCCTGTACCGTGCCCATCGTCGGCTCGGTGGCCATAGCGGCGGCCAATGGCGAGCTGCTGCGGCCCACGCTAGGCATGCTGGCCTTTTCCACGGCTTTTGCCCTGCCTTTCGTGCTGTTTGCCCTGTTTCCGACTTGGCTGAAATCCATGCCCCGTTCAGGCGGCTGGCTCAACACGCTTAAAGTTGTTTTGGGCTTCGTGGAGCTGGCCATGGCCTTCAAGTTCCTCAGCTCCGCCGACCTGTCTTACCACTGGGGCCTGCTGCCGCGGCCGGTTTTCCTGGCCATCTGGATTGTGCTGGCGGGCTTGCTGGGTATGTATCTGCTGGGTAAAATCCGCCTGCCCCACGACAGCGACAATCCGCGCGTGAGCGTGCCCCACCTGTTGCTGGGCGCCGTGGCCTTGTCGTTCATGCTCTACATGGTGCCTGGCTTGTTTGGCGCCCCACTCAATGCCCTATCGGCTCTGGCCCCACCGCCCGCCCGCCAGGATTTTGCCTGGTTCAATACCGGTACTGCTCCGGCCTCGGCTACGGCCAGCACGCTCTGCACCTCGCCCCGGTACGCCGACGCCCTGGAGCTGCCCCATAACCTGTCGGGCTATTTCACGCTGCAGGAGGCTTTGGCCTGCGCTAAAGAACAAAACAAACCCATCTTCGTTGACTTTACCGGTCACAACTGCGGCAACTGCCGGGTAATGGAGGCCGGCGTCTGGAGCGACCCGCGGGTGCTGCAGCGCCTGCGCGAAGACTACATCATCGTGGCCCTGTACGCCGACGACAAAACCGAGCTGCCCGCCGACCAGTGGTATACCTCGAAGCGTGACCAGCGGGTAAAAAAGACGCTCGGCGAGCAAAACCTGGACTTCCAGATCAGTCGTTTTAACATGAATGCCCAGCCGTATTACACCCTGCTCAGCCCCAGCAGCACGCTCGAAAATCCGGTGGTGCTGACTCCGGCCGTAACCTATGAGTCGGATGTCACTAAGTTTATCCAGTTCTTGGATGCTGGCAAAGCGCAGCACCAGCGGCAAAGCGCGCCGGTAGCGCGCCGGTAA
- a CDS encoding hemolysin family protein yields MGLKILLTILLVLINGFFVAAEFAFVKVRLSQIEIKAQGGNRLAKLVESMLHDLNYYLSATQLGITLASLALGWIGESVVAEVVLAIIHQLGITLSDAAVHKIALFTSFTLITVLHIVLGEQAPKVLAIQKPETTSMAIAVPLRAFAFVTFPLIWVLDRLSNIVAGLFGGNATHGTEVHTSEELRLLLDQSKQSGEIQESEHELIENVFQFNDRMVKQIMVPRTKLSAIDVATPQDNILEIVYNEGYSRIPVFEDNIDNIVGVLYVKDLLPIVRRHEPIVLSKIMRPAYFVPETKKINRLLRQFQRKHTHMAIVSDEFGGVSGIVTIEDIMEELVGEIQDEYDNEVPVVEKISETDYRVNTSTPISDANEYLPYPLPEGDDYETVGGLLNVIYGNIPEVGDVAVLDNYEFRVLQRSRRAVELVQLRVTATEERELEAGEGLNM; encoded by the coding sequence ATGGGATTAAAAATATTACTGACTATTCTGTTGGTGTTGATCAACGGCTTTTTCGTGGCTGCTGAATTCGCCTTCGTCAAAGTCCGCCTCTCTCAGATCGAGATAAAAGCGCAGGGTGGCAACCGGCTGGCAAAGCTGGTAGAGAGCATGCTCCACGACCTGAACTACTACCTGTCGGCCACTCAGCTGGGTATCACCCTGGCGTCGCTGGCTCTGGGCTGGATTGGGGAAAGCGTCGTGGCCGAGGTCGTACTGGCTATTATTCACCAGCTCGGCATTACCCTGTCCGATGCGGCCGTGCATAAAATTGCCCTGTTCACGTCGTTCACCCTGATTACGGTACTCCATATCGTACTCGGCGAGCAAGCGCCCAAGGTCCTGGCTATCCAGAAGCCCGAAACCACTTCCATGGCTATTGCCGTGCCCCTGCGTGCCTTTGCGTTCGTTACCTTCCCTCTCATCTGGGTTCTGGACCGGCTGTCAAACATCGTGGCCGGCTTGTTTGGGGGCAACGCCACGCACGGCACAGAAGTACATACTTCCGAAGAGCTGCGCCTGCTGTTGGATCAAAGCAAGCAGAGCGGGGAAATCCAGGAGTCGGAGCACGAGCTGATTGAGAACGTGTTTCAGTTCAACGACCGGATGGTAAAGCAGATCATGGTGCCCCGCACCAAGCTCTCGGCCATCGACGTGGCCACGCCCCAAGACAACATTCTGGAAATCGTGTACAACGAAGGCTACTCCCGGATTCCGGTGTTCGAAGACAATATCGACAACATCGTGGGTGTGCTTTACGTGAAGGATCTGCTGCCCATCGTGCGTCGCCACGAGCCCATTGTGCTGTCCAAAATTATGCGGCCGGCGTACTTCGTACCCGAAACCAAGAAGATTAACCGCCTGCTGCGCCAGTTTCAGCGCAAGCATACTCACATGGCCATCGTTTCGGACGAGTTTGGCGGCGTGTCGGGCATCGTGACCATTGAGGATATCATGGAGGAGCTCGTGGGCGAAATCCAGGATGAGTATGACAACGAAGTACCGGTGGTCGAGAAGATTTCGGAAACCGACTACCGCGTCAACACCTCCACCCCGATTTCTGACGCCAACGAATACCTGCCTTACCCCTTGCCCGAAGGCGACGATTACGAAACCGTGGGCGGCCTGCTGAACGTCATCTACGGCAACATCCCGGAAGTAGGCGACGTGGCCGTGCTCGACAACTACGAGTTCCGGGTGCTACAACGCTCCCGCCGCGCCGTGGAGCTAGTGCAGCTCCGCGTAACGGCCACCGAGGAACGGGAGCTGGAAGCCGGAGAAGGTCTGAATATGTAA
- a CDS encoding gamma carbonic anhydrase family protein, with translation MPALILPVHGILPTLGTNCFVADNATIIGDVLLGADCTVWFNAVIRGDVNSIRIGDKTNIQDGAVLHCTYQKAATTVGSRVSIGHKAIVHGCTIHDDVLIGMGAIVMDQAVVGQGCIIAAGAVVLENTQCEPGYLYAGIPARKIKPVTDEQRANLSRTADNYVLYASWLKPE, from the coding sequence ATGCCAGCTTTGATTCTGCCGGTTCACGGTATTCTCCCGACCCTGGGTACCAACTGCTTTGTGGCCGATAATGCTACCATTATCGGCGACGTGCTGCTGGGCGCTGACTGCACCGTGTGGTTTAACGCTGTTATTCGCGGCGACGTGAACAGCATCCGCATTGGCGACAAAACCAACATCCAGGACGGGGCCGTGCTGCACTGCACCTACCAGAAAGCCGCTACCACTGTGGGCTCCCGCGTCAGTATCGGGCACAAAGCCATTGTGCATGGCTGCACCATCCATGACGACGTGCTGATCGGAATGGGGGCTATTGTGATGGACCAGGCCGTGGTAGGGCAGGGGTGCATCATTGCCGCCGGGGCCGTGGTGCTGGAAAATACCCAGTGTGAGCCGGGCTACTTATACGCCGGAATTCCGGCCCGTAAAATCAAGCCGGTAACGGACGAGCAGCGCGCCAACCTGAGCCGCACTGCTGATAACTACGTGCTCTACGCCAGCTGGCTTAAACCGGAGTAG